The Saccharothrix variisporea genome has a segment encoding these proteins:
- a CDS encoding dihydrofolate reductase family protein: MGKVVLYSSVSVDGFIADEHDQPGPLFDWLTGGDVPLDDSGALKVSQASYDHTRPYWDAIGTTVVGRHVFDLTDGWDGKPPSGIDHVVVVTHRPPPEGWDPAAPFHFVDGVEAAVAKARELAGDRIVEVAAGDVGGQVLAAGLVDEVRMDVVPVVFGSGKRFFGSVDAQHLLEDPDVVVRGNRVLHLRYRVRR; the protein is encoded by the coding sequence GTGGGCAAGGTGGTCCTGTACAGCTCGGTGTCGGTGGACGGCTTCATCGCGGACGAGCACGACCAGCCCGGACCGCTGTTCGACTGGTTGACCGGCGGCGACGTCCCGCTGGACGACAGCGGCGCGCTGAAGGTGTCGCAGGCGTCCTACGACCACACCCGGCCGTACTGGGACGCCATCGGGACGACCGTCGTCGGCCGCCACGTCTTCGACCTGACGGACGGCTGGGACGGCAAGCCCCCGAGCGGGATCGACCACGTGGTCGTCGTGACGCACCGGCCGCCGCCCGAGGGCTGGGACCCCGCGGCGCCGTTCCACTTCGTCGACGGGGTCGAGGCGGCCGTGGCGAAGGCGCGGGAGCTCGCGGGCGACCGGATCGTCGAGGTCGCCGCCGGGGACGTCGGTGGTCAGGTGCTCGCCGCGGGCCTGGTCGACGAGGTGCGCATGGACGTCGTGCCCGTCGTGTTCGGGTCGGGCAAGCGCTTCTTCGGGTCGGTCGACGCCCAGCACCTGCTGGAGGACCCCGACGTGGTGGTCCGGGGCAACCGGGTGCTGCACCTGCGCTACCGCGTGCGCCGTTGA
- a CDS encoding MFS transporter — MSTTSTEPRSQVRAWLGVAAITASLFVFVTTELMPVGLLTPVSAGLSVSVGLAGMMVTLYGISAGVGVPFLVAWTRTVNRRALLATLLAIMALGNLVTAVSPNFPIVLAARLVTGFAHGVFWAIGVAMAMRLVPEEKASKAAAVVLSGMSIATVVGMPLGTFIESLTDWRTTFLIWSGLSLAVLLAVVLALPSLPSQSAIPVREVFALPVRNGRLRVVMTTVALYVLGHFGAYTFIRPFMEQRAGASAAWVTGLLIVFGVGGAVGNFVAGHTVNRNMRATFVVACTGLVASLLLLLLIGGSPVGLAVAVVVWGVSFGAANLCQVNMMLAAAPDTFEAAMSLNTMGYNISIALGALLGGLFAGGFGTTGAVWFGVALTVAALLTAFASHRDTARA; from the coding sequence ATGAGCACCACCAGCACTGAACCGCGCTCGCAGGTCCGGGCGTGGCTGGGCGTCGCGGCGATCACCGCGAGCCTGTTCGTCTTCGTCACCACCGAGTTGATGCCCGTCGGGCTGCTCACCCCGGTCAGTGCGGGGCTGTCCGTGTCCGTCGGCCTCGCGGGCATGATGGTGACCCTCTACGGCATCTCCGCCGGCGTCGGCGTGCCGTTCCTCGTCGCGTGGACCCGCACGGTGAACCGCCGCGCCCTCCTGGCCACCCTGCTGGCGATCATGGCGCTCGGCAACCTCGTCACGGCCGTGTCGCCCAACTTCCCGATCGTGCTGGCCGCGCGGCTGGTCACCGGTTTCGCGCACGGCGTGTTCTGGGCGATCGGGGTCGCCATGGCGATGCGGCTCGTCCCCGAGGAGAAGGCGAGCAAGGCCGCCGCGGTCGTGCTGTCCGGCATGTCGATCGCCACCGTCGTGGGCATGCCGCTGGGCACGTTCATCGAGAGCCTCACCGACTGGCGCACCACGTTCCTCATCTGGAGCGGCCTGAGCCTGGCGGTGCTCCTCGCGGTCGTGCTCGCGCTGCCGTCGCTGCCGTCGCAGAGCGCCATCCCGGTGCGGGAGGTGTTCGCGCTGCCGGTCCGCAACGGGCGGCTGCGGGTCGTGATGACCACGGTCGCGCTGTACGTGCTCGGGCACTTCGGCGCGTACACGTTCATCCGGCCGTTCATGGAGCAGCGCGCCGGGGCGTCGGCGGCGTGGGTGACCGGGTTGCTGATCGTCTTCGGGGTCGGCGGCGCGGTCGGCAACTTCGTCGCGGGCCACACGGTGAACCGGAACATGCGGGCGACGTTCGTCGTGGCCTGCACCGGGCTCGTCGCCTCGCTGCTCCTGCTCCTGCTGATCGGCGGCAGCCCGGTGGGTCTCGCGGTCGCCGTGGTGGTGTGGGGTGTGTCGTTCGGCGCGGCCAACCTGTGCCAGGTCAACATGATGCTCGCCGCGGCCCCGGACACCTTCGAGGCCGCCATGTCCCTCAACACCATGGGCTACAACATCTCGATCGCGCTCGGCGCGCTGCTCGGCGGACTGTTCGCGGGCGGCTTCGGGACCACCGGCGCGGTGTGGTTCGGCGTGGCGTTGACCGTGGCCGCACTGCTGACGGCCTTCGCCTCCCACCGCGACACCGCACGCGCCTGA
- a CDS encoding dihydrofolate reductase family protein produces MGLLTYGMNVSMDGYVADANGDLGWGVPDDELHQYWNDRTGEVALSLYGRRLYELMSAHWPTAGQAPDVPPVEAEYARLWLAMPKVVFSRTLESVEHNSRLERGDVVETARKLKAETDGALEVGGPTLAAPLIRAGLVDEFHLLVAPVAVGGGTPFLPSLDRWMKLELAENRTFRSGAVLLRYKSVRD; encoded by the coding sequence ATGGGATTGCTGACCTATGGCATGAACGTCTCGATGGACGGCTACGTCGCCGACGCGAACGGCGACCTCGGCTGGGGCGTGCCGGACGACGAACTGCACCAGTACTGGAACGACCGGACCGGGGAGGTCGCGCTGTCGCTGTACGGGCGCAGGCTGTACGAACTGATGTCGGCCCACTGGCCCACCGCGGGCCAGGCGCCCGACGTGCCCCCGGTGGAGGCCGAGTACGCCCGGCTGTGGCTCGCGATGCCCAAGGTCGTCTTCTCCCGGACCCTGGAGTCGGTCGAGCACAACTCCAGGCTGGAACGGGGTGACGTGGTCGAGACCGCGAGGAAGCTGAAGGCCGAGACAGACGGCGCGCTGGAGGTGGGCGGCCCCACCCTCGCCGCACCCCTGATCCGCGCCGGCCTGGTGGACGAGTTCCACCTGCTGGTGGCGCCGGTCGCGGTCGGCGGCGGCACGCCGTTCCTGCCGTCGCTGGACCGGTGGATGAAGCTGGAACTGGCGGAGAACCGGACTTTCCGGTCGGGCGCGGTCCTCCTGCGCTACAAGTCCGTCCGCGACTAG
- a CDS encoding Type 1 glutamine amidotransferase-like domain-containing protein, translating to MKLLLTSGGVTNPSIHSALVQLLGKPISECHALCVPTAQWGHPMCGPKSVRGFVAAEPLWQHFSGLGWASLGVLELTALPTIGAERWVPWVREADVLLVDGGDATYLCHWVRESGLADLLPSLPDTVWVGVSAGSMVLTPRIGNYFVEWPSAPDDRTLGVVDFSIFPHLDAFPTNTLADAERWAAGIGVPAYAIDEQTAIKVVDGSVEVVSEGQWTKFDA from the coding sequence GTGAAGCTGTTGCTCACCTCAGGTGGCGTGACGAACCCGAGCATCCACTCGGCGCTTGTGCAGCTTCTCGGCAAACCGATCTCCGAGTGCCACGCGCTCTGCGTCCCGACAGCACAGTGGGGTCACCCGATGTGCGGTCCGAAGTCGGTGCGGGGGTTCGTCGCCGCCGAGCCGCTGTGGCAGCACTTCTCCGGCCTGGGTTGGGCGTCGCTCGGGGTCCTCGAGCTCACCGCACTGCCGACCATCGGCGCGGAGCGGTGGGTTCCCTGGGTCCGGGAGGCGGACGTGCTCCTGGTCGACGGCGGCGACGCGACCTACCTGTGCCACTGGGTGCGGGAGTCCGGGCTGGCCGACCTGCTGCCTTCGCTGCCCGACACGGTCTGGGTGGGAGTGAGTGCCGGAAGCATGGTGCTGACGCCCCGGATCGGGAACTACTTCGTCGAGTGGCCGTCCGCGCCGGACGACCGCACCCTGGGGGTCGTCGACTTCTCGATCTTCCCGCACCTGGACGCCTTCCCCACCAACACCCTCGCCGACGCGGAGCGCTGGGCCGCCGGGATCGGCGTCCCGGCCTACGCCATCGACGAGCAGACGGCCATCAAGGTCGTGGACGGCTCCGTCGAGGTGGTCTCCGAAGGGCAGTGGACGAAGTTCGACGCATAG
- a CDS encoding MerR family transcriptional regulator, whose translation MSDAELMTIGRFARLTGLSIHTLRHYDDVSLLIPAHTDPQTGYRRYGRDQIRLAHLIRELRWIDLPIEEIRQVLTDPGQAGPVLAGHRRRLRRTHGLLTARIDNVDRLLEKGFTMSAPPSGCRPVQITIAVDDLTASIAFYQAAFDLRYEVVRRTDDTDHSAFMFGEYGQDGFFLLHLSADPADTDRPGPTTFGLLVDDLDARHSRALAAGATEVVAPRDRQGMPRSAAVRDPSGNWIWLYQG comes from the coding sequence GTGAGTGATGCGGAACTGATGACGATCGGGCGGTTCGCCCGGCTGACCGGGCTGTCGATCCACACGCTGCGCCACTACGACGACGTCAGCCTGTTGATCCCCGCCCACACCGATCCGCAGACCGGCTACCGCCGCTACGGACGCGACCAGATCCGGCTCGCCCACCTCATCCGCGAACTGCGCTGGATCGACCTGCCGATCGAAGAGATCCGGCAGGTGCTGACCGATCCCGGTCAGGCGGGCCCGGTACTGGCCGGCCACCGCCGACGGCTGCGGCGCACGCACGGCCTGCTCACCGCCCGGATCGACAACGTCGACCGCCTCCTCGAGAAAGGGTTCACCATGTCCGCTCCGCCATCGGGATGCCGACCGGTCCAGATCACCATCGCCGTGGACGACCTCACCGCGTCGATCGCGTTCTACCAGGCCGCGTTCGACCTGCGCTACGAGGTCGTCCGCCGCACCGACGACACCGACCACTCGGCGTTCATGTTCGGCGAGTACGGCCAGGACGGCTTCTTCCTGCTCCACCTGAGCGCCGACCCCGCCGACACCGACCGACCCGGCCCCACCACCTTCGGCCTGCTCGTCGACGACCTCGACGCCCGGCACTCACGGGCCCTGGCCGCCGGGGCCACCGAGGTCGTCGCGCCACGGGACCGGCAGGGCATGCCCCGCAGCGCGGCCGTCAGGGATCCCAGCGGCAACTGGATCTGGCTCTACCAAGGCTGA
- a CDS encoding LysR family transcriptional regulator yields MELQQMRYVLAVAETNSFTRAAERCLVVQSALSRQIAALERELGARLFDRTSRHVRITPAGKAFVAAAREALNAAERAAADVAAVTGEVRGTLALGLIPTVAAVDVPDALSRFRDRYPAVRLNIRVGGSEELTELVRQGSIEVAFLGLPPSARPVGVNSRELARDRLVAVVAPDHPLAGSPSVDLARLSTETFIDLPPQSAARAQSDEAFAAAGLHREVAFEVTTADFMMARLVRKGLAIALLPAAYVPHLTGLATVEITDAPTRVEYLIWSGVGRTPAATAFLDLLDLPDR; encoded by the coding sequence GTGGAGCTCCAGCAGATGCGTTACGTGCTCGCCGTCGCCGAGACCAACAGCTTCACCCGCGCCGCCGAGCGGTGCCTGGTCGTGCAGTCGGCGCTGAGCCGCCAGATCGCCGCCCTGGAACGGGAACTGGGCGCGCGCCTGTTCGACCGCACCAGCCGGCACGTGCGCATCACCCCGGCGGGCAAGGCGTTCGTGGCCGCCGCCCGCGAGGCCCTCAACGCGGCGGAGCGGGCCGCCGCCGACGTGGCGGCGGTGACCGGCGAGGTGCGCGGCACGCTCGCCCTCGGCCTCATCCCGACCGTGGCCGCCGTGGACGTCCCGGACGCGCTGAGCCGGTTCCGCGACCGGTATCCCGCGGTGCGGTTGAACATCCGCGTCGGCGGCAGCGAAGAACTCACCGAACTGGTGCGGCAGGGCAGCATCGAGGTCGCCTTCCTCGGCCTGCCGCCGAGTGCGCGACCGGTCGGCGTCAACTCCCGTGAGCTCGCCCGGGACCGGCTCGTCGCCGTCGTCGCCCCCGACCACCCGCTGGCGGGCTCGCCGTCCGTGGACCTGGCGAGGCTGTCCACCGAGACCTTCATCGACCTGCCGCCGCAGTCGGCCGCGCGAGCCCAGTCGGACGAGGCGTTCGCCGCCGCGGGCCTGCACCGCGAGGTCGCGTTCGAGGTCACCACCGCGGACTTCATGATGGCCCGGCTCGTGCGGAAGGGGCTGGCCATCGCACTGCTGCCCGCGGCCTACGTCCCCCACCTGACCGGCCTGGCCACGGTCGAGATCACCGACGCCCCCACCCGCGTCGAGTACCTGATCTGGAGCGGTGTCGGCCGCACTCCGGCAGCCACCGCGTTTCTCGACCTGCTGGACCTCCCGGACCGCTGA
- a CDS encoding cytochrome P450 — MSIAAERPQLPFARPNVLDLAPLYEVLRREAPVARVTTPTGDPAWLVTRYEEVRDLLGDKRFGRSHPEPEKAARLSTAAILDGPTGNYETEEADHARMRRLLTPAFSAKRMNLLSGYMHELVDGYLDDLVAAHDASPDGVVDLHAGLAFPLPVAVICRLLGAPEEDRDHFSSLSERMSNLAIGEDAHRAFAEFSQYMIGLVEAKRAQPGEDVISDLVRAQSADESFDYGEMVRLCVGLLFAGHETTVNRIGLGTLFLLTHRDQWEALTADPDGRVNATVEEIMRLGAPGDLGLLRYAHEDVEVGGVTIQRGDAVVLSINAANRDTSVYSDAESFNPDRPERAHLGFGHGGHFCIGASLARTELRVVFAELARRLPGLRLVKRVEDLEVRTTITGGVTELPVTW, encoded by the coding sequence ATGAGCATTGCCGCGGAGCGCCCGCAATTACCGTTCGCCCGGCCGAACGTCCTCGACCTGGCGCCGCTGTACGAGGTGCTGCGCCGGGAGGCGCCGGTCGCGCGGGTCACCACGCCGACCGGGGACCCCGCCTGGCTGGTCACCCGCTACGAGGAGGTCCGCGACCTGCTGGGGGACAAGCGGTTCGGCCGCTCCCACCCCGAGCCGGAGAAGGCCGCCCGCCTGTCGACCGCCGCGATCCTCGACGGGCCCACCGGCAACTACGAGACCGAGGAAGCCGACCACGCCCGCATGCGTCGGCTGCTGACCCCCGCGTTCTCCGCGAAGCGGATGAACCTGCTCTCCGGTTACATGCACGAGCTGGTCGACGGCTACTTGGACGACCTGGTGGCCGCGCACGACGCGTCCCCCGACGGGGTGGTCGACCTGCACGCCGGGCTGGCGTTCCCACTGCCGGTCGCGGTCATCTGCCGCCTGCTCGGCGCGCCGGAGGAGGACCGGGACCACTTCTCCTCGCTGTCCGAGCGCATGTCCAACCTCGCCATCGGCGAGGACGCGCACCGGGCGTTCGCCGAGTTCAGCCAGTACATGATCGGGCTGGTCGAGGCCAAGCGCGCGCAGCCGGGCGAGGACGTGATCTCCGACCTGGTGCGCGCCCAAAGCGCCGACGAGTCGTTCGACTACGGCGAGATGGTCCGGCTCTGCGTCGGCTTGTTGTTCGCGGGCCACGAGACCACGGTCAACCGCATCGGCCTGGGCACGCTGTTCCTGCTCACCCACCGCGACCAGTGGGAGGCCCTGACCGCCGACCCCGACGGCCGGGTCAACGCCACCGTCGAGGAGATCATGCGGTTGGGCGCGCCCGGCGACCTGGGGTTGCTGCGGTACGCGCACGAGGACGTCGAGGTCGGCGGTGTCACCATCCAGCGCGGCGACGCGGTGGTCCTGTCCATCAACGCCGCCAACCGCGACACCTCGGTCTACAGCGACGCGGAGTCCTTCAACCCCGACCGCCCGGAGCGCGCACACCTCGGCTTCGGCCACGGCGGTCACTTCTGCATCGGCGCGAGCCTGGCCCGCACCGAGCTGCGCGTCGTGTTCGCGGAGCTGGCCCGCCGCCTGCCCGGCCTGCGGCTGGTCAAGCGGGTCGAGGACCTGGAGGTCCGCACCACCATCACCGGTGGTGTGACGGAGCTTCCCGTTACCTGGTAG
- a CDS encoding tetratricopeptide repeat protein: MVGWGWVGGLVGGGEGSGWGLVGSADGGGLGPVRQVAVASAGSVVNQAARDLTVQAPPVVPAMESVPAVAGASRIETTTGVFVGRSAELARLDSAVSGAGGRAVVVAVHGLGGVGKSTLAARFAESRGDRFSFVWWVTADSSAAIATGLADLAVAIAPEAAVLPAEQRVELGVRWLATHDGWLLVLDNLTTPSDAAGLLERVRTGTVVITSRQGTGWGGIPTVAVDVLTAEQAVDLLDRLVRAEWPDADLSGAEALCAELGFLPLAVEQAAAYLVQDRIDPTAYLDLLGRFPARVFTAAREGGDARRTMARVWHVTLDRLADTPLAGDLLRVVAWWAPNGIPRDFLSGLGEEPDVHEASRRLAAYSMITLTRTEVSVHRLVQAVTRTEDPADPHRRPEDVAAARDTAATILSDCVTDLDPRSPADWPRYHQVLPHARALFGHTTPDTDTPHTAHLLAQLGHYLDNRGDPAAAVTHHARAAQSFERLYGPDHPETLTCRGNLAGAYRATGDPGRGIPLLEANAADRERVLGPDHPSTLTARNNLAYAYEAAGDLRRAIPLLEAVLADGVRVLGADHVDVLPVRGNLGNAYRAAGDPGRAVPLYEANLAAAERALGPDHMVTLTSRNNLALAYEALGDLDRAIPLHEAVLADRERLLGPDHPDTLTSRNNLAFAHHVAGDSDRAIRLLGAVLADRERVLGPDHPHALDTRNNLACVYQLTGDLQRAIPLHEEVLAARERVQGPDHPHTSAARDNLAHAYQLGGAPGRAIRLHKTILADRERALGPDHPDTLTTRHNLAVAHLATGDPDRAVPMLKAVVADRERVLGPDHFDTLASRTSLANALRDTGGGRQVWIGQRRTR, translated from the coding sequence GTGGTCGGGTGGGGTTGGGTTGGCGGGCTGGTCGGTGGCGGCGAGGGTTCGGGGTGGGGATTGGTCGGCTCGGCGGACGGTGGTGGCCTCGGCCCGGTGCGGCAGGTCGCCGTGGCCTCGGCGGGTTCGGTCGTGAACCAGGCGGCCCGTGACCTCACGGTGCAGGCTCCTCCGGTGGTGCCGGCGATGGAGTCGGTGCCGGCGGTCGCGGGTGCGAGTCGCATCGAGACGACCACGGGTGTGTTCGTCGGCCGCTCGGCGGAGTTGGCGCGGCTGGACTCCGCGGTCTCCGGGGCGGGTGGTCGTGCGGTCGTGGTGGCGGTGCACGGGCTGGGCGGGGTGGGGAAGTCCACGTTGGCCGCCCGGTTCGCCGAGTCGCGTGGCGACCGGTTCTCGTTCGTGTGGTGGGTGACGGCGGACTCGTCCGCGGCGATCGCGACCGGGCTCGCGGACCTGGCCGTCGCGATCGCGCCGGAGGCGGCGGTGCTGCCGGCCGAACAGCGCGTCGAGTTGGGGGTCCGGTGGCTGGCCACGCACGACGGGTGGCTGCTGGTCCTGGACAACCTGACCACGCCCTCCGACGCGGCGGGGCTGTTGGAGCGGGTGCGCACGGGCACCGTGGTGATCACCAGCCGCCAGGGGACCGGGTGGGGCGGGATCCCCACCGTGGCCGTGGACGTCCTCACGGCCGAGCAGGCGGTGGACCTGCTGGACCGGTTGGTGCGGGCCGAGTGGCCGGACGCGGACCTGTCCGGCGCGGAGGCGCTGTGCGCGGAGTTGGGGTTCCTGCCGCTCGCGGTCGAGCAGGCGGCGGCCTACCTGGTCCAGGACCGGATCGACCCGACCGCGTACCTGGACCTGCTGGGGCGGTTCCCGGCACGGGTGTTCACCGCCGCGAGGGAGGGCGGGGACGCGCGGCGGACGATGGCCCGGGTGTGGCACGTGACGCTGGACCGGCTGGCCGACACCCCGCTGGCGGGTGACTTGCTGCGGGTCGTGGCGTGGTGGGCGCCGAACGGGATCCCCCGCGACTTCCTCTCCGGTCTCGGCGAGGAACCCGACGTGCACGAGGCGTCGAGACGCCTGGCCGCCTACAGCATGATCACCCTGACCAGGACGGAGGTGTCGGTGCACCGACTGGTCCAGGCCGTCACCCGCACCGAGGACCCCGCCGACCCCCACCGCCGCCCGGAGGACGTCGCCGCCGCCCGTGACACCGCCGCCACCATCCTGTCCGACTGCGTGACCGACCTCGACCCGCGCTCACCCGCCGACTGGCCCCGCTACCACCAGGTGCTGCCCCACGCCCGTGCCCTGTTCGGCCACACCACGCCCGACACCGACACCCCGCACACCGCCCACCTCCTCGCCCAACTGGGCCACTACCTCGACAACCGGGGCGACCCCGCCGCCGCCGTCACCCACCACGCCCGCGCCGCCCAGAGCTTCGAACGCCTCTACGGACCCGACCACCCGGAGACGCTGACCTGCCGCGGCAACCTCGCCGGCGCGTACCGGGCCACCGGCGACCCGGGTCGGGGGATCCCGCTGCTCGAAGCCAACGCGGCCGACCGCGAGCGCGTCCTGGGTCCCGACCACCCGAGCACGCTGACCGCCCGCAACAACCTCGCCTACGCCTACGAGGCCGCCGGCGACCTGCGTCGGGCGATCCCGCTGCTCGAAGCCGTCCTCGCCGACGGCGTGCGCGTCCTGGGCGCCGACCACGTGGACGTGCTGCCGGTCCGCGGCAACCTCGGCAACGCCTACCGGGCCGCCGGTGACCCGGGTCGGGCGGTCCCGTTGTACGAAGCCAACCTCGCCGCCGCCGAGCGCGCCCTGGGTCCCGACCACATGGTCACGTTGACCTCCCGCAACAACCTCGCCCTCGCCTACGAGGCCCTCGGTGACCTGGACCGGGCGATCCCGCTGCACGAAGCCGTCCTCGCCGACCGCGAGCGCCTCCTGGGTCCCGACCACCCCGACACGTTGACCTCCCGCAACAACCTCGCCTTCGCCCACCACGTCGCCGGCGACTCGGACCGCGCGATCCGGCTGCTCGGAGCCGTCCTCGCCGACCGCGAGCGCGTCCTGGGCCCCGACCACCCCCACGCGCTGGACACCCGCAACAACCTCGCCTGCGTCTACCAGCTCACCGGTGACCTGCAGCGGGCGATCCCGCTGCACGAAGAGGTCCTGGCCGCCCGCGAGCGCGTGCAGGGTCCCGACCACCCGCACACGTCCGCCGCCCGCGACAACCTGGCCCACGCCTACCAGCTCGGCGGTGCCCCGGGTCGGGCCATCCGGCTGCACAAAACGATCCTCGCCGACCGCGAGCGCGCCCTGGGCCCCGACCACCCGGACACCCTGACCACCCGCCACAACCTCGCCGTCGCCCATCTCGCCACCGGTGACCCGGACCGTGCGGTCCCGATGCTCAAAGCGGTCGTCGCCGACCGCGAGCGGGTGCTCGGTCCCGACCACTTCGACACGCTGGCCTCACGGACCAGCCTCGCCAACGCCCTGCGGGACACCGGTGGCGGGCGTCAGGTGTGGATCGGTCAACGGCGCACGCGGTAG
- a CDS encoding AraC family transcriptional regulator, translating to MPRPPLDGLIDDLYYLEGTPPYARLLLPPMPAALLIVNLGAPFRIRAGTDVEAAEYADGCVITTPTRAVEFGYPVPTRSVGVHFTPWGPASFLPMPAVELRDRPVALEQVWGRAATAALRDRLATADEPHAMLTLLEEELLRRLGETTGLGLVRHTSSLIAATGGTVAIGDLSVAAGVSGTHLAQRFKELVGVTPKRLARTYRFAATVFAIDPAGPVDWSDLAGAAGYFDQAHFGHEFRAFTGLTPTRYLEVRRRFLREHPGHALDGWPLPAD from the coding sequence GTGCCGCGACCGCCGCTGGACGGCCTGATCGACGACCTCTACTACCTGGAGGGCACGCCGCCGTACGCCCGGCTGCTGCTGCCGCCGATGCCCGCCGCGCTGCTCATCGTCAACCTCGGGGCACCGTTCCGCATCCGCGCGGGCACCGACGTCGAGGCTGCCGAGTACGCCGACGGCTGCGTGATCACCACGCCCACCCGCGCGGTGGAGTTCGGCTACCCGGTCCCGACCCGCTCGGTCGGCGTGCACTTCACGCCGTGGGGGCCGGCGTCGTTCCTGCCGATGCCCGCGGTCGAGCTGCGGGACCGGCCGGTGGCGTTGGAGCAGGTGTGGGGCCGGGCCGCCACCGCCGCGCTGCGCGACCGGCTGGCCACGGCGGACGAACCGCACGCGATGCTGACCCTCCTCGAGGAGGAGCTGCTGAGACGGCTGGGCGAGACCACCGGCCTGGGGCTGGTCCGCCACACGAGCAGCCTCATCGCGGCGACCGGCGGGACCGTGGCGATCGGCGACCTGAGCGTGGCGGCCGGCGTCAGCGGCACCCACCTGGCACAGCGGTTCAAGGAGCTCGTCGGCGTCACGCCGAAGCGCCTGGCCCGCACCTACCGCTTCGCCGCGACCGTGTTCGCGATCGACCCCGCCGGACCGGTCGACTGGAGCGACCTCGCCGGCGCCGCCGGCTACTTCGACCAGGCGCACTTCGGCCACGAGTTCCGGGCGTTCACCGGCCTCACGCCGACCCGGTACCTCGAAGTCCGCCGCCGGTTCCTGCGCGAACACCCCGGCCACGCGCTGGACGGCTGGCCGCTGCCGGCCGATTGA
- a CDS encoding M15 family metallopeptidase, with protein MKSATRVLALVTLIVSAALVGTTPAPAAPARTVELAAPAGSGLPPYVAVIKPVTAKRLGSSWREGCPVGPDQLRLVSLNFVGFDGAVHRGELVVNAALAVEVARVFADLYFARFPIQRMETIEKYDSDDDASMAANNTSAFNCRPITGGTAWSNHSYGRAIDVNTVQNPYISRSGTVYPPNGAPYVDRTQDLPGMIHAGDATEQAFTTRGWTWGGFWTTPIDYQHFEKP; from the coding sequence TTGAAGTCGGCAACCCGAGTTCTGGCGCTCGTCACGCTGATCGTGTCCGCGGCCCTGGTCGGCACCACACCGGCGCCCGCCGCCCCTGCCCGGACCGTGGAGCTCGCCGCACCGGCCGGCAGCGGCCTCCCGCCCTACGTCGCCGTCATCAAGCCGGTCACCGCGAAGCGGCTCGGTTCGAGCTGGCGCGAAGGCTGCCCCGTCGGGCCCGACCAGCTCCGGCTGGTCAGCCTGAACTTCGTGGGCTTCGACGGCGCGGTGCACCGCGGCGAACTGGTGGTCAACGCCGCTCTCGCGGTCGAGGTGGCCCGCGTCTTCGCCGACCTGTACTTCGCCCGGTTCCCCATCCAGCGGATGGAGACGATCGAGAAGTACGACTCCGACGACGACGCGTCGATGGCGGCCAACAACACCTCGGCGTTCAACTGCCGGCCGATCACCGGCGGCACCGCCTGGTCCAACCACTCCTACGGGCGGGCCATCGACGTCAACACCGTGCAGAACCCCTACATCTCCCGCAGCGGCACGGTCTACCCGCCCAACGGCGCACCCTACGTCGACCGCACCCAGGACCTGCCCGGCATGATCCACGCGGGCGACGCCACCGAGCAGGCGTTCACCACACGCGGCTGGACCTGGGGCGGCTTCTGGACCACGCCGATCGACTACCAGCACTTCGAGAAGCCCTGA
- a CDS encoding TetR/AcrR family transcriptional regulator: protein MEDVVIDEQQVEVPRRGRPPVSDRQRRRLRLDISRHAVRLFAEHGVTATSGEQIARAAGVSERTLWRYFRSKESCVEPLLAKAIDAFRAVLRAWPADQELTEHLRDTYTPVLDSASDADLEAVLAVVRMTRAEPALRAAYLMLWERSEDTFAEVLADRAGTSPDSVEIRVQAAAMSAVLKVATDHLAHVTTGGVTREALRRHREDVTSAVDVVFRGLSTG from the coding sequence GTGGAGGACGTGGTGATCGACGAGCAGCAGGTGGAGGTGCCCCGCCGGGGCCGCCCGCCGGTGAGCGACCGGCAACGCCGGCGCCTGCGCCTGGACATCTCGCGCCACGCGGTCCGCCTGTTCGCCGAGCACGGCGTGACCGCCACCTCGGGCGAGCAGATCGCCCGCGCCGCCGGCGTCTCCGAACGCACGCTGTGGCGCTACTTCCGCAGCAAGGAGAGCTGCGTGGAACCGCTGCTGGCCAAGGCGATCGACGCCTTCCGCGCGGTCCTGCGCGCCTGGCCCGCCGACCAGGAACTCACCGAACACCTGCGCGACACGTACACGCCCGTCCTCGACTCGGCTTCGGACGCGGACCTGGAGGCGGTGCTCGCCGTGGTCCGGATGACCCGCGCGGAGCCGGCGCTGCGCGCCGCCTACCTCATGCTGTGGGAACGCTCGGAGGACACCTTCGCCGAGGTGCTGGCCGACCGCGCGGGCACCTCGCCCGACTCGGTCGAGATCCGCGTGCAGGCCGCCGCGATGAGCGCCGTGCTGAAGGTGGCGACCGACCACTTGGCCCACGTCACGACGGGGGGCGTCACCCGGGAAGCCCTGCGACGGCACCGCGAGGACGTCACCTCGGCGGTCGACGTGGTCTTCCGGGGGCTGTCGACGGGCTGA